CAACTGCACCATCTCAATCCATAAGAAAACTCCATCCAATGAAGAAGACtatgaaatatgtttgaaagctctggaaaatgATTGCACTGTGAGTGGACAGTGATTTTGCCAAATTGTGATAACCAAAACTCCAGAGAGTTGGCAATAATCACTAATGGAGGAATATGAATTTTGTTCTTTGGTAAATAATACACTTAACCTGCTGTAGAGTAAAAGTAATGTTCTCTTGTGGAGTGCAGTGATCATACACTCTCctgactgtatgcagacttaaGACATGACCACATTTTCAACTTTTAAGAGAACATATGACCTGCTAAGATTCTTAAGTGACCAGCTAAACAAGTATGGATAAGCTTCTGTAATCCAGTCACAGTTTTAAATCAGACTCTTACTCATGGACTGAAATAGGTCGTGTTTTTCTACTGTTGTCACAAGTTAAACaatctttaatatttcactgCACATCGTCACCAGTGTTTGGATAAATGTGGTGCCCATGATGCAGCTGTGGATAAACTAATTGCTTCAAAGTGATGGTGTGTAATCTTTTGTGGCGAAGCCCATCTATCTTAGCTCCGCCCTGACGAAGGGAGATGGGGTTGTGACGATTAATGAATGGAGTGACTTGCGGGAAGACGATTCCAGCAACTTCTCCATCGCTCTCTAATTTGAACGCCTTTCATTGACTGCGgaagagggggggtgggggtggtctgacgggtggtggtggtggtggtgggggttgtGGAGTATTGTGAGCGGAACAGCAGAGCCCCACTCTAGCTGAATGGGTATTGTCATCTGGATTTCTATGGCTAACCAAAATACTTTCTCCCGCCGTGGGGGTTTATGGATACATGGTGGGAACTGCATGCATTACGCACAGCCATAGAGGGCATCACATCACAACTCTGTCAGTTATTGTTTTTAAGAACACACTTTAACTGAGGATTTCAGAcaatatattcagtttaatcttaataaaatgaaacaatattgCATCTTCATATACATGAATAATGAATCGTTACATCAAACGTCAACAAaccaacagaaaacagagtttATTCCTAGAAtgctttgaaaataaaaaagacttccTGCAGtgacaatgatgaaaaaaacGTTGCAGGTGCTGAGTGCAACCCAATAACGGACTGTAACATTTCATATTGTGATCTATGGATCCCGGTCTCCGGACTCTACAGGTCCAAAATTGGACTGCAATCTTCAAAGTCACCGCTATCAACGTCTGAACAACACAAAAGCCTGTCCAAGATTTAATAGGACTTTGTCTACACTCCTTCTTCGCTCGTTATTGTTGTTTGGACATTGTTAGAGTCCTCAACATGTCGGCGTATTCCACTAAAGGAAATGGTTGTGGGAGTGCAATAATTCTCAGTTACTGTACAAGTTTGTGCTGACAATGCACATCAAGGCAAAAGAGCAGTGTATCTATTCGATGCAAAGATTTCCTCTAGAGAAGAAAAACTTTGCGGTTACAACAGTAAACAATTCAAAATACTAATCATTTTCAAAGCAGGTACCTAACAAAGATACTCCTTTTTTGCCGTGAGCTACCTCTTGTAGTTGATAGTCTTTTTAAACTCTCCTGTAGATACAAAAAGGATTTATTAATTTGCGTTCCGAGCGTATTGAAAAGCCAgtgtaaaaacagcagaggtGCTTCCGTAAATTTTCAAAGTTCAgatttctaaaaacaaacaaacaaacaaacaaaaactgcaggTGCAAAGATAACGtccgtcaaaaaaaaaagacaaaacagtttttcaaaAGCTGCAGGTCACTTTTACGCACCGCCTGCTATGAGCCACATTGCTACACATAATTCCTCTTGTCATAGTCCCCGTTCTGCGTGGTTCTCTTGGTCGGTGAGTATTTTACCGAGTATCCTGAGTTCCCGCTGGAGGGAcaggagcagcacagcagcGCTCCTCCGATCAGTAGCAGCGCTGAGGCCGCCCAGCCGATGTAGAGAGCAGCACCGATCTCCCTCTTCTTGGATGCAGGCACCTGTGGGTTGTAGAAGTCTGATATGATATTGTTGGCCATCCAGCAGAGAGGCACCAGCACAAACAGACCACTGATGATGTAGATGATCCCTCCGGAGTTCACCACCCGGGCTTTGACGTACTCAGCGCGGATGCAGTTTGTGCACTGCGCCCCCGCGATGACAACCATGAGCCCCAGCACGCCCATCACTGAGGAGATGATGGTGAGCGCTCTGGCCGCCTGTAGATCGTGGGTGAGGGCGAGGACGGAGTCGTGCACCTTGCACTGCATCTGTCCCGTACTCTGGACCACACAAGACATCCACAAGCCGTCCCAGATTGTCTGAGCCACCACGATGTTGGCTTCGATGAAAGCCGTCACCTTCCACATGGGCAGCCCGCACGAAACCATCACCAGGAGCGAGCCAATTACGCACAGCGATAGTCCCAGGATCTCCAGTCCGGCCGACACCATTTTCGCTCTTTAGGTTCAATCAAGTCTGTCTGAACTTTTTCAAACTCTCCCCTAATTTCTCTCCTCGAGAGCAAGATGTATTTCTGCTCTTTACTTCTTCGTTCTCGCCTCGATGTACAGGAGCGTCAGTCGTTAGTTGCGCATCACTCACCACATTTATTCGGAGATGTAAaagacagcagctctgagactctttgtgtgtgaggggatgTGAAAACAACTGGAATCACAGTAGCACCGGACCACGAATATCTGCAGGGTGGGGGGGCGATAACTCGAGGAGAAACTTTCATCCAATCAGCTGTGGCCGCATCCTCAGGGGACCAATGGAAACCCGGAGAAGTTGTGAGGCTGAATAAAGCGGTCCAGCGCGTATTGTGTGTTTGAACAGTTATTTACAATGAATAGAGGGGGGCAGGAGAGGGGTGGAGGCGCACGGGGGGCGTTTTAAGCGCATAAAGCAGCTGAAATGCAGAGGTTGGGTGAATCAGGGCACTTGTTGTTGATTTTTCTGACATGGAGGCTAATGCCACTTGTCTGCGGTATATTTAGCCTAAAAATAGCCATTTCACACCCATCGTGATGCCTTGGTTTTAAAATGCCAGAACAGGAAAAGGATAACAAAAAAATctcatattcattttaaaagtattCACTTCAATTTGAAAGTTTTAGGGCCTTACCTCAGTCTGTTAAGAGACCCTGATCCACTGTATTTATGCTTCCTTGATCTCtttagaaacaaacagaaaagaggCGCTCTTTGATTggataaatattaataaaatataaataaaaaaaagatttcgtAATGCTCATTAAAATCAcgaaatattttttaatgatcCCAAATAGTCTTTATATCATTTTTGAAATCAAGTTGCTCTTGCGTTTAATGATTATATTTACACGCTTGCTCTgataactttatttttgttaattgttaattaattttgttttttatttgaataatttacaACCAATAAACTCAAATTGACACTACAAATATCCTGCCAAATGCTGTAATGCTGTTTTTATACAGGCCTGTTTAGATTTCTACATACAATCTACATGAATTTGTGGCAGGacgtgttttatattttgaatcGGAAGTCGTTTTTCACTATCACAatgtaaacacataaaaataaaagtcgaattaaattgattttaaatgcTTTTATAATATTTTCTATTGGGTAGCTACTGTGTCATTACACTGTCATTGGCATTACTTCATAGtctataaacattttaaaagctcaTTATAGgctgtgttttgtatttaaaagcTTAATCTGTAAAGTACATTATCCTCTGAAAATGCAATAAAGTGGGatgtatgtatattataatatgtaAGTACAAGGACctaaaatgttataaaatatttttaaatagttgAATCCACTACTAGAAAACACATTACAACATATGATATCCGGTGGCTTTAAACTGTTTATGGACACTTTTTGGTCATTAGAAAtataatgaaacatgaaacacaaaataaagccAATTACAGCTTGGTAGTTGGAgtttatattatgtattttatattgcTAGACAGTAGCACCATTTCTATTATATATTACCAGCATTTAACGTTTTCCACGAAGTtatgaaatgttaaagaaaCTGTAACACTCAGGCAGCCATGTTGGATCCAACGGGGACTGAGGTTTTGGCGGCCAACCGTCCTGACCGTTGAGCCGTAATGGCGTCAGTGGCGCAGCACGACAGCTCGGTGATGAAAAGCTTGAGGAGAGAGGGCGGCGGACATACGAGGACGGTTTCCGGGTTTCCCTTCCTGGGCTGGGACAGCGGCAAGAGGCAAAAAAGCTCCTGTTGAATAACAATATTTCAAAGTTACCTTCAGGTAAGACTCCGCTCAGTggtttgttgcttttgtttgtttgtttttgtttttttacaaactgtTCGGGTGAGACGGAGACTGAGGGTGAAGAAGACACACCGCCGAGCTGGCAACATGACACCAGCCGCGGCAACAACTGTTGCTTGCTAAAGTTTGATATGTAACAAAGTTTAAGAGCTACATTACACTTCAAAATCGGTTAATTAAACTAGGTTTATAGATGAAATTAAAGTCCAGTAAGCTAAGCTGTTTAACTAAGCTGCGTACGTACAAGTTTTAATGTCATTGTCCCAGTTGGTGTTTGTAACTGAGTGTCTGACAGGCAGACTGGGTGTGGTGGACATCCAACTGTTACAGACCCAGAGGCCTGCACACACGGTCCACACTCCCCTGACCAGGACTAAAGCATATATTACTCTTTATTATATGACACTACTGTTTAGGTaaacatttcctcctcttcagaCACATTACTTTTGAACTCATTTATTGTCCTAGTTCATTCTCTCCACACTGAAGTGGGCTTAGCACTAAATGAAATCTACATCAGACAAATCAAAGTGTTGACTTTCATAAATATCCTCGTGTAACATTCCTGACCTCTGAAATCGCTCTCCAAGATCCGATTAATCCTTGACCTTTTGATTGTAAAGCACATTTGCGCAAAATAAATTTTATGTTTAGACAACTTCACAATAACAGTGGGAAACAATAACATATTCTCATTATGTGTCTGTCCAGTATGTGGCTTAGGGCCACTATTGAAGAATTATCATCCATCTTGGCTCAGTGAAAACATGCATATTTCACTTCCTTTGTTGCTGAGTGGTGAATGCTATGGGCACGATGGCagactgtgtgagctgtaaTCTCAGGCTGGCAGCTGCTCTTTGCTTCAGAAACAACTTCAACTTTTACCCAGCTGGACACAGATCAGTTTGCTATCAGTAGGACAACATCTCTTAGTACTGAAAGACGTCTCAGGATCCAGCACCTTCACCTCCCTGCGACCTTTCCCCTTCCTGCGACCTTATCTCAAACACTGGTCAACACAGGACCGCCAGGGAAGACATCTGTCTGACACTATAAACTACAAGGGGATGTTTCCTGTCGCTTGTACACTGTGGTGTGAATGGAAAAAACTAAACTTGATTCACATTGACAGACCCGAGTGGACCTGAACTAttgtgtcagaggtttgaaggATGAAGTTACACAGTAGGGGATGCCTTTGTTCAGTAGACTGCGTGTGAAAATCTGGGTGAAGAAAATGCGCTTTGATCGCCACCATTACCAAACTTATTGTGATAACAGGAAAACGGTCGTATGAAACATTTGATCTATTTTCACCCACCGTatatttaagtaaaataaatgtagacaCAGTGAGGCTGTAAAAACCTCAATTTTTCATTATCGAAAAATCTTTCGTAAGGTTAAATTAAATGTAGAAAGttctatgtaactttgtttgataataaaaatatatttcgaGATTGTTCTGTAAATTCAACTGAGAAaccatttatatataaaataactgGGTAGgaatgtcttcttcttctacagtaTATTAAACACCCAATAAATTAAGGTAGATCATGATTGAGTAGGTTGATTATAGTCCAGCCCTAACACATTAATTATCTTTTAGAATAATCACTTTGTATAATAAATTATCACAAAAATTCACAGTGCTCAAGAAGACATCACCATCCTCCAAACCAAAGATACTAACTTATTGACAGTTATATTGTAACTAACTGAGAAGAAGCAAGAGTTGGTCaatatttcccttttttgtgcgATAAAAGACTTGTACAAGAAACTGATATAAGTTATAATGAAGTATAGGTATTTGTGTTGTAATTCAACACTTGTTATTAAATCTGTAATTTGTTCATTTACCAACCATAATTATACATGACAATTAACAAATTAACTTTGGAGattaaaaaaatccacttttaaCCGCCCCcacagtgtttgtttcacaCTTCGTCATCAGTATGACGGTTGTTATTTCCACATAACTTTCATTATTATAccttttaaagcagcagcagctgtgtgagtAGCACAGTGTTGGGATAACATTTGCTGCTGTATGACTCCCAATTGTTTTAAGTCATTTCCTATGCTGTCCCGATCATCATAAACACTCCATCCTGTGCtttaaactctgtgtgtgttataaacAGGCCTGCTGGTTTCCTCATGGTTGAAAGGCTTTCTCATTCCGCTTATTGTGGcttctttcccccctctctctctgggctCATATTTTTAAGTGTTTCTACAACCAcagcttaaaaaacacaatcataGCTTTATTACTGATACCCACCAACACTaacttttacacttttttccACAAAGTGCTACTTAATTACAGTCAAGCCCCGCTGTCcatgtgtgctgtttgtttgtctgtttgccttGGTGTGTGTCTTTTACATGTGCCAAACATCACTTTATTATGCTTTGTAGCTTTGGGGGTCCCTGTGGCTGTGATCAGTCGCCAGTAAATTaccatttttgttgttgtgccaCTGAGTTCACCGAATCTCCATGGTGTGAAATTATTGTTTCAATGTTTCCAATAAGAGCAGAAAGTCCTTAATCCATGGAGAGCGGGTGTGCAGACCCTTGACACTGCCTGTCAGGAAGGTGAATAGTTCTACTAGCACTGCTGCCCCCTTTATGGCTTCGGTCCAGCCAATAAATCAACTGTAAATGCCATTACATGCCAAGAACTTTGGCTTTACTAAGGTGGCATTTTTCCCTTTTGGCCCAAACTGTTTAATCTCCCCCACGTCTAGCCTTGTTGatggctgtgtgtatgtgtgtgtaagcagcTCAGCGGCCCGGCCCGATTAAGTGGCCATTATTAAGAGAGTATTATTGAAGTGTGCCTCCTGCCTGTCTGCCCTGTAGTGTTGTCTTTGTGATATTACAACTGCGATCTTAGAACAGTTTAattaatctgctgctggagTAATGCTGGTTCCCACAGAGCCTGTCAGGGAATAACacttggggtgtgtgtgtgatacacagGGATATGCCTGTGTGGGCCGCTACATTAACTCAGatgttcattaaaaatgaaagcacaTTTATTATCGTCTTTATTGGGTTATTAGGGCCGGGACATAATGACTAAGCAGCCATAAGTATTgtggctctagggatggcaaATTATGTCCTcaattaaacaattaatcaaaatgtcagaaaattgtggAGACAGTCCATCACACTCCCAAAGACCAAGTCAAAATGAATGTATTGTTTTGAGCAACAAGTTGTCCCCATTGGGTTTGCTATTATAGAAGACTAAGTAGcaaatatttgcatttgaaaATCAGTATATTTCTGgtattttaatgattaatttcagattaacattttgttgattaattGACAAATAGTTTCAACTTGAGCATAACACTATTGCGGTTTCATTAACATTATATTGGGGTCTCATTCTTAATGTCAGTTAtattatttccctttttaaaatttttatacTCCAGACATGGACTCACAACCTGTATGTTTGGTGACTGGGTTAAACTTTTGACCTCTATGACCCTAACCAGGCGCTTCTCCGCCCTAAATTATCGGTGTCTCCCCTCGCCGTCCTGACATGTGGTCATTCCTAAATGTGGTCAGGGGTGAGGCACGtgttctccctcctccctcagctGAGCTGCCCTGTATAGGAAAGGCTTCAGGAACTACGGGGATAAACACCCATTGTTCTCCCCGTAGGCTCGGTGAAACCACCCTGTCAATATGAGAGATCTTTGCCCACTTCAATGTAGATACCCCCCTCTCCCCCATTCCCCCCAGCTACCATCTAATAGATTTAACAGTGTGAAATGGTTCcccaagtgtgtgttttttacataCAAATGGTAAAAGGTCAGTTCAGGTTCCCATGCTACCTCTTTTCCCCAAACTAACATTACATAACCAGAGTGCATCTCCGTTTGGCAGCGCACGGCAGCCTGCCTCTTTCTAATTCTTATCACACTCCACCTGTCAAGGGCCAGTGTGTTGGTGATAAAACGGAGCCTGTTCTTCCTGCTCAGTCATTATGTGGCTAATTTATCAAGCGGGCTTGTTGCTCTGTCGCCTGCTCAGGGTCATAGAGTGAGGGCAGCAGCGCGGGGCACACAAAACTGTAACA
This genomic stretch from Larimichthys crocea isolate SSNF chromosome III, L_crocea_2.0, whole genome shotgun sequence harbors:
- the cldn5a gene encoding claudin 5a, giving the protein MVSAGLEILGLSLCVIGSLLVMVSCGLPMWKVTAFIEANIVVAQTIWDGLWMSCVVQSTGQMQCKVHDSVLALTHDLQAARALTIISSVMGVLGLMVVIAGAQCTNCIRAEYVKARVVNSGGIIYIISGLFVLVPLCWMANNIISDFYNPQVPASKKREIGAALYIGWAASALLLIGGALLCCSCPSSGNSGYSVKYSPTKRTTQNGDYDKRNYV